The Glycine soja cultivar W05 chromosome 4, ASM419377v2, whole genome shotgun sequence genomic sequence AGGATTTGTTTAGTGGCTTTGTACACGGAGACTTTTTGGTTTCAATGAAGTTTGTTACTATCATTTATTATTTGGTCTTGAGGCTTGACCTTGACTAATGTTATTGCGTTTCTGCgagttttctttgttttcttcatctAGAAGGATTATTATATGATAGGTGGGAAACGAGAGCCATAGAGAGTTgttctaatttaaatttcaaaacgtATTTTTGCATCACGACCTCTTTTGTTCTTGTATAATTCGATCTTTAGACATCGTTGTCCAATGAATGAGGGAATGGGGTGGAATTTAATGCGAACATGGATCATAATTCAAACCCGAGTCAAACCTTAACCTGCTGTTCCAAAACCAATGACGAGAAAAAATTTGCATTTCCTTTTGTTCAAACGTCTCGACAAGGAATAAGAGAGTGCTCTAAAAATAAGAATTGTATGGTTGGATTGGTGATTAAagaaatgagagaaataaaGTTTGTGGGTTCAAAAACTATTTAAGTTTAAGGACCCCgtataactaatttaattttttcaaatctaTTACTACTTAACTCACAGtcaaatatcattttcttttaaaatgaaaaattcacCAAAGTGAAGACAACATTCCAATAAAATCTTTTCTATTAGTCATGAAGTCACTGGAAAAAACCACGTCATTTCCTCcttatagtttttcttttctttttagataactattttattttcttttttgtactcTTCAATGTGTACATAattgctttctttctttttttctaaataaaatattttactatagtttatttttctttttaaaagttttttccttttataattcattattattattgtgaatTTACCTTGATCAAATTCTGAATTACAAAGATACTTTTTTCTATATGAACAGGAGGTCtaagtgaaaaaagaaaaaagccattGAAGAATTCCGCGGAATTCTTGATTTGCAGCCCAAAAAGTAAAACGGAAGAAGCTTCGTCCTTTCTGTCCCTGCCCGCAGATAAACCCAATTGCAAGTCACACATACACGATATGATACCCCGTCCTCCCTCTCTTCACTTTTGACTATTGACTTCCTCAACCGATCCACTCTTCTCTCTATCTGCAGGTTCGTAATTCTCTATTCCCCTCTTCTTTCCTTTATCGttttttatttcatcttctTTCCTGTAAATGCCCCCAATCTGTAAACcctgatttttcttctttgtagAAATTCGGAATTTTTATGTGACAAAGACGTTATGATTatctagtttttttctttttctttttttccccctGTACAACGATATCTGGCTATTTTGTCACCTTCACCTATTCTTGTTTGTTTGATTCTCTCTGCTTAACGTaactttatcatttttctttagaGATTTTGCTGCATTTGACAGTTGTTTCTTTCAATTCCGTCCAACATTTGGGCTTCGTCGTTTACTTGAGGCCGTGTCATCGAAAACGCGTTTTGTATGTTATGAAACGACGCAATAGCCTTTTTGGTTCACGAATACCACAtgtaaaatattgattatttttatcccTAAGTGTGCTGTACGAGGATTGTCATGTGTAAGCCTGTTATATATGTTATGAATCACTCATTAATTTGTATAGGCATTTGATGGTTTGGGTTTTGTAGATGGCAAGTGGGTTTGGGGAATCAACAGGGAGATCACCCCCAAGCCCTTCCTActtcaacaacaataataacaatgatgCTGCCAATTTTGAATGCAACATTTGCTTTGAATTAGCGCAAGACCCGATAATTACTTTGTGTGGTCATCTTTTCTGCTGGCCCTGTCTTTACAAATGGCTTCACTTTCACTCACAATCACGAGAATGCCCGGTGTGCAAGGCCCTCGTGGAGGAGGAGAAGCTGGTTCCCTTGTATGGGAGAGGAAAGTCGTCGACTGATCCAAGATCAAAATCTATTCCGGGCGATAACATCCCGCATCGTCCGGCTGGTCAGAGGCCTGAAACTGCTCCTCCACCTGaaacaaatcattttcatcaacATGGGTTTGGATTTATGGGTGGCTTGGGGGGATTTGCGCCACCGCCGATGGCAACAACAAGATTTGGGAATTTTGCATTGTCCGCAGCTTTTGGTGGTTTTATACCATCCTTATTCAACTTTCAGTTGCATGGGTTTCATGATGCTGCCATGTATGGGGGAGGGGCTGGTTTTCCTCATGGATTTGCCAATACATTTCATGGTGTCCATGCTCATGGATTCCCTCTGCGCACCCATCAAGGGCAACAAGATTATTATTTGAAGAAGCTTCTTCTATTTGTTGTTTTGTGTGTTGTTCTTGCTTTTATATGGCAATAGGTTGGATACAATCTCTAGCAGTATCTGACTTCTGCTCTGATAGGTCTTCTGATGTGCTCTTTGTTTTGTAACTAAGGAGTAAGGATGTTGTTCATATGATAATACTCTCTTATTAATCTTGTAGTTCTTTTCTTTGTGATAGCTTTGTGGTTCCCATGGTATCCATGTGCAAAAGATATAAAGCATGAAAGCAATGCACCCATTGTTAGGAATAAGGATCTGGGTACCGGTCCGTAGATATTAATTTCTTAGTTATTATACTGAGTTTGAAACTACAAGATAGCTGAAATAGTGAAGTTATGCCCTTGGTTTCCTTTTGTGTTCTCATATTTGCAATTACATGTTGGCATGCTATTGCTAATGTTATATCTAATATTATTTTGGTGCATACTACTTGTCTACTTTCATTATTCAGCTTGTTTTTGTgctctatttttctattttatgatAAGGGATTGTTTTTTACATTACTATGACAAGTATATAGAAATCTAAGACTATGCTTGGATTGGTCAAAGGAGGTGGAAAGGAATGGGATTAAATACCCTTGTTTGGATATATAAAAAGAGGATGGAATAAGAAGGAATGGGATGGAACATATACCATTGTTTTATGACTTTTTGTCTCATTTTTCTTCCCTTCCAAATTGGGAGGAATGAGTTGGAACAAAAAATCCGaccttttataaaattattaaattatttttccatcCTTACTCTATTTCCTCTCGTTCAATGCCGGTCTCAACTCTCAACATCTCTCATGACACCAAATGCAGCAGCCGCACAACTTGGAGTTTTTGTTCACAATGCAATTCACCGCACCACCCAAGGTATTTCTCCCCTTCCTCTTGTTCTATGTAATTCACTGTTGCTTGCTGTCACTTATTgaactattttttatcttttagtggGAACAAAGGAAAGAGTGAGGCTTTAATATAACCCGGGATTTGACAACGCTTCAATGAGAAATGCTAGCTATCCACTTTCTAACACACTCTTTGAACACATTTTCtattattggttgaaatttatggGAAATCACAAAAATTTTAGATGTTCAATGTAATTTGAATGGCACTGTTAGATGTTTTAAGCAACCCTGCTGTTCTTTCTAACAatgaagtgattttttttttttttaaatcatagaTCCTTTTTCAGCATAGTCATATATTGcagttcatattttttaaaacaaggaTATAATAtaggaataaaataataatttattaattttattctgcTATTTTCCTTACCTAGACAATGGAATGAGAATTTTGTTCCATTCCATCTTAGTAATATATGCAAACAatggaaagaaaattttattcctttatGTTCTATTCGACTCCATTCGATTTTAATTCATCCCATTCTATCTTTTCTCCATCCATCAATCCAATCAGTCTAAGTACCCGGATACTAGTGGCCTATCTATATATAATGTTTGGTTTGGATGTAATAAGATTTTTAGCCTGTTTATAGTTCACTAGTACAACAATCTTTGGATCTGTTGACAAataaaaagttttcttttttccagATTGGTATGACTGTTAAGTGGGCATGTTAGCTGTATAAGTTCTTTtttgcttaaatatgtttttagctCTTCAAATTTATATCACTATTGTTTTTTAGTCCTTCCTGCAGTGAAAAACTTTCACAAATTGTGCATCCAAACTGTCAAAAAGCAGTCAGGAGAGACATAAAAGAATTTTGAAATTGAGaaactaacaaaaataaatttaaatttaggaaataaaaacaacaatgaCCAAAATTTgattaaccaaaaaatatttaagtctttttattttaccttCTCATTATGTTTCTACTATCTGCTTGCTTTTCTGCTCAAGTGCGAATCTGCTTATCATCATTTTGATATATTGTAACCTGTCATTTCAATAGCATGTCTGAAAGTCAGTATATCTATTGCAGTACCGCCTACTTTTCTGTGATGATTTTGGTTAAGCCTAACATTTATTTATCTGGAGATGATTTTCTAGCTGTGTACAGTTGTCACTACTGATGTTAtaaatatctttcatttcaatagCATGTTCCAAAGTCAGTATATCTATGGACCTGGGAAACAAGTTTATTAACCTGCAGGAGCTGAAATGTTTGAATGGATCCTATTTTTGTGgtatatgtttgttttaaagttgagtagaattaattttaaattgttgaaTTGGAATTTGTCTAAATTAATCTATAATAAATTTCACAATGAAAGATAGCTATCTAGCATTCAATTTTGCTCGTTGAAATTTTGCCTAAACCCAACTGGGAGAGTTAGATTAGAGATTCCGGCATGGCGTAGCTAATTTAGTTAGCGTTATTCATGGAGGGTCATTTTAGATGCATTTTTTCTGATAGTTTTAGTTAAATGATATAGTTATACATACACCCACACAATTAAGCAGGTCATTTTTTGCATCATCTTGtgtcataattatatatttttttcatttgttttatttcgGCATGGCGTAGATAATTTAGTTAGCGTTGTTCATTTATTGTATTTGCTTCGCTCATTTCTAAGAGTCCAGGGTGTTttcgattaaaaaaataaaataaaatgagtccAGGGTGTTTAGAAGAGGATGGCgttctgaaaaataaaataaaagttaaattatttactttgacTCTAGGTGTTTCCATTTTAAGTTTTACTCCCTACATGTATAAAGTTAAACTTTGGTTCTAATTGCTAATATTATAGAAAACTTTTTAACGGTGTAGAACCATTACAAATTTTGTTGACAGAAGAATGTATAATGCGGAAGAACTTGTTAAACTTTTATTCATgagctttatatatataactaaaatgcaagatgaaatttaaataataatattatcccAACCTTAAAACCAAACTGACAATATcctaattctaattaataagAATAATGTCTTTATCTTGatctaaaaatatctttaaaatttaaaatataacaaaaaagctAAACTATCAAATTTCACATTATAGATATTTagacatatatttttaatactttcCCCTACAACCTTAGTGTTTTAAATGCTACATGGGTAACGTTTTGGGTCCTCCTATTGGGCGTCATCAAACTTGTTTGTCAACTTTGTTCACATAGGGAGAACGAACAGTGCCTAACTTCAACCTCTTCTAACAGAAATTTCAAACCTTCCCCACTTGCCACATTGGAATACCTTAGTTATCCATACGTACAGCGAAGCAAATATTTGTGCTAATTGGCTAGCTAACGTTAACCTTGGTTACAGCCCACACTAGTTCCTTCATTTGGATCATTTTCGACAAAGCCTCCCTTAATATTCGAGAATATGCATTATGTCGTAGTACTTCTTGTAGCTTGTTCTTTTATTTCCTATTTAAGAAAAACTCGTGAAAAACAATATTAGAGCACTTGAATGGTAATTTTACAATGAAAACTACTTGTCAATATTCATcctaacaattaataaaaaaattgcacgTCAGAAGTATAATATCCAATCTACACTATTTTCCAAGAAACATAACATATAGTGTATATTAGTGAAAGATTCTATcacaatctttttattttctcagtCTACCGAAGTATGCAAAATGCTTCTTATCTATTGACGCTCATATTCACTTCTACAGAGCACGCTTTAATTGAATTTCAACTAACAACTAATAATGAGGTCCAAACATGTTTTACTTTGTATGGCTTTGTGGTGAGGGAAGatgtcttttttacttttttatacaaATAGAAATACAAGTTACACGTGAGAAAATTGTTAGTGGGAACAGATAGAGACGGACCCACATTAAGTAACAAGACTAAACATACCCTCACTCAGTTATTTTAATGTTACTATTATATGTTAGATtgttatttagattttatttattgttacttAGATTTTATTGTTTGTTATACTGTCattttgtcaaattttgttATCTGAAGTAAGAAATATTATCTTATTCTTATCATCTAAAACTTCTAAGTTCTCAATGGCTTATGTTGTTCGTGTAAAAACTTTAGTATtctcaaccaataaaaaataaccataaacataatttttaagataattattataaatatcaacAAATTTATGTTATACGATGATTTGTGATTAGGTCATTTAAACTATTTTACATTGAGAATATATAACCTATTCTCAATTTCTTAATCCAAATGCAATCCTTTGTTCTGACTAAAATTTAACTCTATGTTTTGGTCCGAGAATTGTGAGTTATTCATGAATGTTCTAGGCTTCTAGAGAAACTGTTGAATGTAAAATACGAATTATATTGTGAGATGATTTGTTATGATGGACATCTCACGATCTGAATTCTCAGCGGACAGACCcatttttttctgtttgtgTAGCACatgtttatgttttgtttgtctGGGTAATGCTAAAAGAGGCCATCATCTTTTGGTCGTGGACCTCTTGTACGATGTACTGCACATTCACTTGCGTTAAGGGTGAGAATGCCACATGGTACATGACAAGAGTGTCTACCAAAAAACTAAAAGGCGTGACAGTATTAAAGTCTTCATCTAAGGCCAGGAGGGcgtatttacaaaaacaaaatattcttataaatattgataaaaaacaataattaatattgtaataaattaaaagtttgatctacatatatttataatttggaaCAAATCACGTTGATTAAAAAAgcttgtatatattaaaaatattaaattatacctAATCGTTTAGTACTCTAAAAATTAGTTagtgaaattgattttaaaagaaattagtttTGGTTAAAATTGGTTTTGAAATAAGTGATTtatgttttcctttttcctttctctcAATTCATTCCACCATCATGAAGGGTTGTGTGAGAAAAAACGATTTGGCTATTAAGGACGCGACTTCGAGCTACTGGGAAGAGGATAGAATTCTTGAAATTTCTCTGAAAAAGGTGGATAGGAAGTTAGCTAGTTTGGGATTTTTTAAGCAACCCTTACTCCAAAttgcgtacttttattttatttttatttttctggttACAAAATTGCGTACTTTGTTTGCCTTCGCTGTTTCATTTTCGTtctttgttaaaattaatttggtcTCTTTCTCGTTAGAATGATTACTGTATCATGCTTTTTAAGTAGCTTGCTCATAAGACAtaaagattaagataaataaaatcttcATGATAAGTTATATCATTCATTCTAATCTAaacaaaatcttttcaatatttttatttgaaattcaattttattaacgGGTATTTTAGAGACACTTATTAAATAATACACggttaaatgtttttaattatttagctactattttcttgttttctggtatattaaattttgcttttaattctttaacacGTATTATAAAAAGTACTCATTAACattatgtttaatatttttttctcttaattaaatCACTACTTATATATTTTCCTTGCATAACTGGTTGGGAAGTGCAACACGCCTGAACCATTCCATGTGTAAAATGTGATAACATTTGATGAATATTATGTTAGAATAAGATGAGCCGAACATCAAAGTGAAAATGATTATTGACCAATAAGTTGGGCATTTGTACGTCTGACATTTTGTAGAATCAGCGTGACCGGTTTTCCAAGTGGACCCGTTAGTTAACAAAAGCCttaaattcaatcattcttTAGTGAATTTatcttaattacttaattaatacTTAATCCTTTATGACTTATGAAAATGAATGCCTATGGAAGATTTGGTTGCTGGGATATAGTTTTCGGGTGAGGGTGTGATAGTTCAACATATACTGTATCGTAAgatgaaaacaaaaaggaaattaaaatatggCCTAATTAACCACGAACCATGAACAACATTCAGTTTCAGTGTGTGTTGCTTACAAAGAAAGCCGTAAGAACAACGTTTACTGAGACGAAGAAACACAGCGAATACGAAGAAACACCACCACGGACACTCTTTACTAGTCGTCTGTCTCAGTCACTTTAGAATAAAGTAGTCTCTACCATTTTGAACGGGCAGAGGGCTTCTCTTAATTCCTTAAGGACGTTCCTAATCtgtaatctatttatttagtgATAAATTTTAGTGTTTCCTATCTCAAATTAATATCTACATTTACTTACATATGTTacggaaaaatttattataaggaACTATGGAAGAACAAGCAATGAATCGCTAGCATaatgtgtaaaatgtaaaaagaATATAACTAAACATCaggaataattatatatacctTAATGGTGGACGAGCATGTGAAATTATATCATTTCAATTATTTCGGGTCAGGCCACAAAGACTGTTGTCGTGAACCCCTAATTTCAACGTGGATGACCTATTTTATGACAGATTAGcaaaaaactaatttgaatACATATATCTAAATTAACTTAGACAATATTtggtattttctctttttgagagagagaaacatgtatttttttttcttcaaagcattgataaaaaataagcaACTCTtctttaaaataagaattaaacatGTAGTTGAATATATaacatttgaatatatatatatatagttttggtTCCAAACTTACtaaattagtttaaatattaaaattacaaataaaatgttaaatgaTAATTGCAGCATTTAATGttaattgattgaattttttatattattaagttTATGATTAGGATAAATGTCTCATGCTAAGCAGCAAAAATCACATGATAGACTTTATgactcaacaaaaaaaaaaaaattacaactgtGCTAATTGTTTACACAAAAAACCTaccaacaggaaaaaaaaactaccaaGAGAATTGATGCATAACAAGGTTTAGTTTTATTAATGGTgtcaagtttatattttaacttcATACAATTTAACAGAGGATGCACTTTTAgggaaaaatcaattaattaaactcaaatttgtAGCTTTAtgtcattaaaaaaacataggtaaaatatataacaatgtcttttttttactgcaacaaTGTGAAACCAGGCAAAGTTCAACTattaaacaaatttatcaaTAGAGTTTAATATGGCCAAGAGATATTTAGGTTCTTAAATATGTTGATGAGGCAAAAACACTTCATAATTAtgttttgaaagaaattaatCTCTAACTCTTGGTTCAAGAATattcttaatgaaaaaaataagatataacTGTTTTGAAAAGAGAGGGCAAAATACTTACACAAATGTTTCAAACTAATAATTCATGATTAAAATGTGAGCTATCAGTTAAGTTTTAATTGACtttgataaaattaagttatCGGAAGGTGACAATTTTTCCCCAAAGAAACTGTTagtaaatagaataaataaataattttaatagaaGGCCACACggtttaattcatttcttaatAAAACCGCGttcttatcatttaataaaaaaataatattatcgttattataatagttaattaaactattgaataaaataaaatttcaaattgttaAGTTACATTGTTAAAgcataaagaataaaattttcatacaaAAGTATAAAGAATAATcacataaaaaagtataaagaaTAAAACTTTATGACAAACATGGTACGTGGTAACGCGGGGAAGTCACTCTACACTCAATAACCCGAAGCTAGAAAAGCATCGACGAGAAATGTGAACTGAACTCACTCATTTATATTGTCCAATTATAAGGCACCACCACCAACTCATTTCAATATTCTCTCTTGTCTAAAAAACAAGTATGAAATTCAAGTCAAGAAGATTAGAAGCAGAAGCAGGAGCACTGGTCTTATTCTTTCTCATTTTGTCATCGTCATCTTCTTCCAATTACGCCAAACCAAGCACCATCATTCATCAATTCAAGGAAGCCCCCGAATTCTACAACTCCCCAGAATGCGCCTCCCTCACCCACAGCAGCGACAGCTACATATGTTCGGAGGAAGCGGTACACGTGGCAATGACGCTGGACACTACATACATCCGAGGATCCATGGCGGCGATCCTCTCGGTCATCCAACACTCGTCGTGCCCGCAGAACACATTCTTCCACTTCGTCTGCTCCTCTAGCGCGTCCCTCCTACGCGCCGCGATCTCCCACTCATTCCCTTACCTCAACTTCCACCTCTACACCTTCGACGACTCCCAGGTCTCGGGCCTCATCTCCACCTCAATCCGCTCCGCACTGGATTGCCCCTTAAACTACGCGCGCTCCTACTTGCCCAGCCTCCTACCCCTCTGCGTGCGGCGCGTGGTGTACCTGGACTCCGACCTAATCCTCGTCGACGACATTGCCAAGCTGGCAGCCACACTACTAGGCGAAAACACGGTCCTGGCAGCCCCCGAATACTGCAACGCCAACTTCACCTCGTACTTCACCCCAACGTTCTGGTCCAACCCTTCGCTGTCTCTCACGTTCGCGGATAGGAGGCCGTGCTACTTCAACACGGGGGTTATGGTCATCGATTTGGAGCGGTGGCGGGAGGGGGATTACACCACCAAAATCGAGGAGTGGATGGAGCTGCAGAAGAGGATGAGAATCTATGACTTGGGTTCTCTGCCGCCGTTTTTGCTTGTCTTTGCTGGGAATATTGCTTCCGTGGATCATAGGTGGAACCAGCACGGCCTCGGTGGTGATAATTTTCGTGGCCTTTGCAGAGATCTGCACCCTGGTCCTGTTAGTCTCTTGCATTGGAGTGGGAAAGGTAAACCGTGGGTTCGGTTGGACGCTAATAGGCCTTGCCCTTTGGATGCGCTTTGGGCACCCTATGATCTATTGAACACACCCTTCTCTTTGGATTCttgaacaaaaaatttattcaaattcgGATTATGATAGGATCCATATAAATATATACTCATACATATATACAATTtgagctctctctctctctctctgctgGCGCTTTCGGATCGGACTACGATGGAACGTACGGTTCAATGCAAAGGGTgacgattttttttattttgtagattCGTACAGATCTGAAGTGAACACAAGGCAACGCAGATTCAAACGGGGAGGAAAGAAAAAGGTGAACTGAAGAGGGTGAATGAGATTCGGGAATTTTAAAGTGACAGGTAATTGTACTGTTGTTATTGTATCAACTATCAAGATAACTGTGCATATAAAGAGCTTCCATATTTTGGATGCGTAAATTcctcaactttttttattttcaacttaaTAAAGCTCTGTATAGAGTATAACACATTGATTGTTCTTCCTTTTATTATATTGCGCCACGGTAATAATTCGAAGTTAGTTTGGTTTTCATCCTATGACTATGATCATGTATTAATGCACGTGGAGGCTTCCTTTGATAAACCTAGGCAACTGAATCCTAATTAGCTAAAACAGTGGGTTGATATGATACCGGATTCGATTCCACACGGCCGCGAAAATAACATGAATGATTTATATTCCCACACACGCATATAAAagtttttgaatatttattccCACACACCGTAGTAATAACT encodes the following:
- the LOC114408663 gene encoding E3 ubiquitin-protein ligase RNF5-like → MASGFGESTGRSPPSPSYFNNNNNNDAANFECNICFELAQDPIITLCGHLFCWPCLYKWLHFHSQSRECPVCKALVEEEKLVPLYGRGKSSTDPRSKSIPGDNIPHRPAGQRPETAPPPETNHFHQHGFGFMGGLGGFAPPPMATTRFGNFALSAAFGGFIPSLFNFQLHGFHDAAMYGGGAGFPHGFANTFHGVHAHGFPLRTHQGQQDYYLKKLLLFVVLCVVLAFIWQ
- the LOC114408664 gene encoding probable galacturonosyltransferase-like 1 isoform X2; this translates as MKFKSRRLEAEAGALVLFFLILSSSSSSNYAKPSTIIHQFKEAPEFYNSPECASLTHSSDSYICSEEAVHVAMTLDTTYIRGSMAAILSVIQHSSCPQNTFFHFVCSSSASLLRAAISHSFPYLNFHLYTFDDSQVSGLISTSIRSALDCPLNYARSYLPSLLPLCVRRVVYLDSDLILVDDIAKLAATLLGENTVLAAPEYCNANFTSYFTPTFWSNPSLSLTFADRRPCYFNTGVMVIDLERWREGDYTTKIEEWMELQKRMRIYDLGSLPPFLLVFAGNIASVDHRWNQHGLGGDNFRGLCRDLHPGPVSLLHWSGKDSYRSEVNTRQRRFKRGGKKKVN
- the LOC114408664 gene encoding probable galacturonosyltransferase-like 1 isoform X1; this encodes MKFKSRRLEAEAGALVLFFLILSSSSSSNYAKPSTIIHQFKEAPEFYNSPECASLTHSSDSYICSEEAVHVAMTLDTTYIRGSMAAILSVIQHSSCPQNTFFHFVCSSSASLLRAAISHSFPYLNFHLYTFDDSQVSGLISTSIRSALDCPLNYARSYLPSLLPLCVRRVVYLDSDLILVDDIAKLAATLLGENTVLAAPEYCNANFTSYFTPTFWSNPSLSLTFADRRPCYFNTGVMVIDLERWREGDYTTKIEEWMELQKRMRIYDLGSLPPFLLVFAGNIASVDHRWNQHGLGGDNFRGLCRDLHPGPVSLLHWSGKGKPWVRLDANRPCPLDALWAPYDLLNTPFSLDS